One part of the Microbacterium aurugineum genome encodes these proteins:
- a CDS encoding GntR family transcriptional regulator, translating to MTTVASTSKSEQAYTWIRSRIAAHVFGPGYRLVLGAIAEELDMSVVPVREAIRRLEAEGLVTFERNVGARVTLVDESEYAHTMQTLGLVEGAATALSAPLLDADALAEAAEVNERMTRLLDHFDAHSFTELNRQFHSVLFAPCPNPHLLDLVHRGWARLSGIRDTTFAYVPGRAHHSVDEHTQILELIREGADPLEIELAARNHRWRTRDAFLDALHTRTAHATGEPS from the coding sequence ATGACCACGGTCGCCAGCACCAGCAAGTCGGAGCAGGCGTACACCTGGATCCGCTCCCGCATCGCTGCACACGTCTTCGGCCCGGGATACCGCCTGGTGCTCGGCGCGATCGCCGAGGAGCTCGACATGAGCGTGGTCCCGGTCCGGGAAGCGATCCGCCGTCTCGAAGCCGAAGGTCTCGTCACGTTCGAACGCAACGTCGGCGCGCGGGTGACGCTCGTGGACGAGAGCGAGTACGCGCACACCATGCAGACCCTGGGGCTCGTCGAGGGCGCCGCCACCGCGCTCTCCGCTCCCCTGCTCGACGCCGACGCCCTCGCCGAGGCCGCGGAGGTGAACGAGCGCATGACGCGACTGCTCGACCACTTCGACGCACACAGCTTCACGGAGTTGAACCGTCAGTTCCACTCCGTGCTGTTCGCCCCGTGCCCGAACCCGCATCTGCTCGACCTCGTCCATCGCGGCTGGGCCCGGCTCTCCGGCATCCGCGACACCACGTTCGCGTACGTCCCGGGGCGCGCCCACCACTCGGTCGACGAGCACACGCAGATCCTCGAACTCATCCGCGAAGGGGCCGACCCGCTCGAGATCGAGCTCGCCGCCCGCAACCACCGTTGGCGCACGAGGGACGCGTTCCTCGATGCGCTGCACACCCGTACCGCTCACGCCACAGGAGAACCGTCATGA
- a CDS encoding HpcH/HpaI aldolase family protein, translated as MSLRLDPSFREQLAATDRPSVGMWVCSGSPLLAEVAAGSGLDWLLIDMEHSANTLDTVLLQLQAVATYPITPVVRVPSNDTVAIKQVLDLGAQNLIVPMVSSAPEARAAVAATRYPPAGVRGVGSALARSARWNRVDDYLQESAQHTSLTVQIETTAGVEAAAEIAAVDGVDAVFVGPSDLSASMGLLGQQTHPDVTAAVKTVFDAVTAAGKPVGVNAFDPATADAYLAAGADFVAVGADVALLARASEALAARFIRADGSARASY; from the coding sequence ATGTCGCTTCGTCTAGATCCGTCGTTCCGAGAGCAGCTCGCCGCCACCGATCGTCCGTCCGTGGGGATGTGGGTCTGCTCGGGCAGCCCGCTCCTCGCCGAGGTCGCCGCAGGCTCAGGACTCGACTGGCTGCTGATTGACATGGAGCACTCGGCGAACACCCTCGACACGGTGCTCCTGCAGCTCCAGGCGGTCGCCACGTACCCGATCACCCCGGTCGTGCGCGTCCCCTCCAACGACACCGTCGCGATCAAACAGGTCCTCGATCTCGGGGCGCAGAACCTGATCGTCCCGATGGTGTCATCCGCCCCGGAGGCACGCGCCGCGGTCGCCGCCACCCGCTATCCCCCGGCCGGCGTCCGCGGGGTGGGCAGTGCGCTCGCACGCAGTGCCCGGTGGAACCGCGTCGACGACTACCTTCAGGAGTCCGCGCAGCACACTTCCCTCACGGTCCAGATCGAGACGACCGCCGGGGTCGAAGCCGCTGCCGAGATCGCCGCGGTCGACGGTGTCGATGCGGTGTTCGTCGGTCCGTCCGATCTCTCGGCCTCGATGGGCCTGCTCGGCCAGCAGACCCATCCCGACGTCACGGCCGCGGTCAAGACCGTGTTCGATGCCGTCACGGCCGCCGGGAAACCGGTGGGTGTCAACGCCTTCGACCCCGCCACGGCAGACGCCTACCTCGCCGCCGGTGCCGACTTCGTGGCGGTCGGCGCGGACGTCGCACTGCTCGCCCGTGCCTCCGAGGCCCTCGCCGCACGCTTCATCCGCGCGGACGGGAGCGCACGCGCCAGCTACTGA
- a CDS encoding fumarylacetoacetate hydrolase family protein, translated as MLSEETIAQIAAELAEADRTHAVIPRITARYPEATVEDSYAIQGVWRDTQIAAGRRLVGRKIGLTSKAMQQATGITEPDYGVMFDDTVHESGAEIPVDHFSNVRIEVELAFVLKKPLEGPDCTLEDALEAIDYAVPALEVLNSHIELEGRTIVDTISDNAAYGAMVLGTVHRRPDEIDLRWVPGVLSRNGEIEETGVAAGVLGHPATGVAWLANKFHQHGARLEAGEIILAGSFTRPMWVSRGDDVLCDYGPMGTVACRFV; from the coding sequence ATGCTGTCAGAGGAGACGATCGCGCAGATCGCCGCAGAACTCGCGGAAGCCGATCGCACGCACGCGGTGATCCCCCGGATCACAGCGCGATACCCGGAGGCCACGGTCGAGGATTCGTACGCGATCCAGGGCGTCTGGCGCGACACCCAGATCGCCGCGGGTCGCCGCCTCGTCGGGCGCAAGATCGGTCTGACGTCGAAGGCGATGCAGCAGGCGACGGGTATCACCGAGCCGGACTACGGGGTGATGTTCGACGACACCGTCCACGAGTCGGGCGCAGAGATCCCGGTCGACCATTTCTCGAACGTGCGCATCGAGGTCGAGCTGGCGTTCGTGCTGAAGAAACCGCTCGAGGGGCCGGACTGCACCCTCGAGGATGCCCTGGAGGCGATCGACTACGCCGTCCCAGCACTCGAGGTGCTGAACTCCCACATCGAGCTCGAGGGGCGCACGATCGTCGACACGATCAGCGACAACGCCGCCTACGGCGCGATGGTTCTCGGAACGGTCCACCGTCGTCCGGACGAGATCGATCTGCGATGGGTGCCGGGGGTCCTCTCCCGCAACGGCGAGATCGAGGAGACGGGGGTCGCCGCCGGAGTGCTCGGCCACCCGGCCACCGGAGTGGCGTGGCTCGCCAACAAGTTCCATCAGCACGGCGCGCGTCTCGAGGCGGGCGAGATCATCCTGGCAGGATCGTTCACGCGCCCGATGTGGGTGTCGCGCGGCGATGACGTGCTGTGCGACTACGGACCGATGGGAACTGTCGCATGTCGCTTCGTCTAG
- a CDS encoding fumarylacetoacetate hydrolase family protein, with product MTETISRPGKIIAIHLSYASRADQRGRRPASPSYFFKPASSVAASGGTVERPAGTELLAFEGEIALVIGTAARRVPLAEAWSHVSGVTASNDLGLYDLRANDKGSNVRSKGGDGYTPLGPDVIDARSVDPEALRVRTWVNGELRQDDTTAGLIFPLAQLVADLSQHFTLEPGDVILTGTPAGSSVIVPGDVVEVEVDAPTAPGAPTSGRLITTVTQGDVPFDGDLGSLPAVDDLQRTEAWGSREEAGLPPVEKASALSPELRTLLLEAPTAGLSAQLRKRGHHSCFIDGVSVNIPGRKIVGTAKTLRFVPFREDLFTTHGGGYNAQKRAFDAVDEDEVIVIEARGDATTGTLGDILALRAKTRGAAGVVTDGGVRDFDAVAEIGLPVFSQGAHPSVLGRKHVPWDVDVTISCGGATVQPGDIIVGDSDGVIVIPPGLAEEVAADAVAQEIEDAWIAEQVAAGHPVDGLFPLNAEWRARYEAATSDRGQR from the coding sequence GTGACGGAGACCATCAGCCGCCCCGGCAAGATCATCGCGATCCATCTGAGCTACGCGTCCCGTGCTGATCAGCGCGGCAGGCGCCCCGCCTCCCCCTCCTACTTCTTCAAGCCGGCGAGTTCCGTCGCCGCCTCGGGAGGCACGGTCGAACGCCCCGCCGGCACCGAGCTGCTCGCCTTCGAAGGGGAGATCGCCCTCGTGATCGGCACGGCGGCGCGTCGGGTCCCGCTCGCCGAGGCCTGGTCGCACGTCAGCGGGGTCACCGCATCGAACGACCTCGGCCTGTACGACCTCCGCGCGAACGACAAGGGCTCGAACGTCCGCTCCAAGGGCGGCGACGGCTACACACCGCTCGGCCCGGACGTCATCGACGCCCGCTCGGTCGACCCCGAAGCCCTCCGCGTGCGCACCTGGGTCAACGGCGAACTCCGCCAGGACGACACCACGGCGGGGCTCATCTTCCCCCTCGCGCAGCTCGTGGCCGACCTCTCCCAGCACTTCACCCTCGAACCCGGCGACGTGATCCTCACCGGCACCCCCGCCGGCTCCTCCGTCATCGTCCCCGGTGATGTCGTCGAGGTCGAGGTGGACGCCCCGACCGCTCCCGGCGCCCCGACCTCGGGCCGACTCATCACCACCGTGACGCAGGGCGATGTCCCGTTCGACGGCGACCTCGGCTCACTCCCCGCCGTGGACGATCTGCAGCGCACCGAGGCCTGGGGGTCGCGCGAGGAAGCCGGCCTCCCCCCTGTCGAGAAGGCTTCCGCGCTCTCGCCCGAGCTGCGGACGCTGCTCCTCGAAGCCCCGACCGCCGGGCTCTCGGCGCAGCTCCGCAAGCGTGGCCACCACTCCTGCTTCATCGACGGGGTGTCGGTCAACATCCCGGGTCGCAAGATCGTCGGCACCGCGAAGACGCTGCGGTTCGTGCCGTTCCGCGAAGATCTCTTCACGACCCACGGCGGCGGGTACAACGCCCAGAAGCGCGCCTTCGACGCGGTCGACGAAGATGAGGTCATCGTCATCGAGGCACGGGGCGACGCCACCACGGGCACCCTCGGCGACATCCTCGCGCTCCGGGCGAAGACCCGCGGGGCGGCCGGTGTGGTCACCGACGGCGGGGTCCGCGACTTCGATGCCGTGGCCGAGATCGGTCTGCCGGTGTTCTCCCAGGGCGCGCACCCGTCGGTCCTCGGACGCAAACACGTGCCGTGGGACGTGGATGTCACGATCTCCTGCGGCGGGGCGACCGTGCAGCCCGGCGACATCATCGTCGGCGACAGCGACGGCGTGATCGTCATCCCCCCCGGCCTGGCGGAAGAGGTCGCCGCCGATGCGGTCGCCCAGGAGATCGAGGACGCCTGGATCGCCGAGCAGGTCGCCGCCGGGCACCCGGTCGACGGGCTGTTCCCCCTCAACGCGGAGTGGCGCGCCCGCTACGAGGCCGCCACGTCCGACCGGGGACAGCGATGA
- the hpaD gene encoding 3,4-dihydroxyphenylacetate 2,3-dioxygenase has protein sequence MTDKTAKTLTSSGYYVSQEAPIQSDNPVTTPKSTPPDILRCAYMEIVVTDLAASRQFYVDILGLYVTEEDEQAIYLRSTEEFIHHNLILRQGPIAAVAAFSYRVRTPEDLDRAVEFYTELGCDVRRDENGFVKGIGDSVRVVDPLGFPYEFFYATDHVERLSWRYDLHTPGELVRLDHFNQVTPDVPRAVRHYQDLGFRVTEDIQDDEGTVYAAWLRRKPTVHDTATTGGDGPRMHHVAFATHEKHNILAICDKLGALRRSDAIERGPGRHGVSNAFYLYLRDPDGHRVEIYTQDYYTGDPDNPVVTWDVHDNQRRDWWGTPVVPSWYTDASLVLDLDGNPQPVTARTDSSEMAVTIGADGFSYTRADEGEKSMPEYKQGEYKLGHQL, from the coding sequence ATGACCGACAAGACCGCAAAGACCCTGACCTCCTCGGGCTACTACGTGAGCCAGGAGGCACCGATCCAATCGGACAACCCCGTCACGACCCCGAAGAGCACGCCACCGGACATCCTGCGGTGCGCGTACATGGAGATCGTGGTCACCGACCTGGCCGCCTCGCGACAGTTCTACGTCGACATCCTCGGCCTGTACGTGACCGAGGAGGACGAGCAGGCGATCTACCTGCGCTCGACCGAGGAGTTCATCCACCACAACCTGATCCTGCGTCAGGGGCCGATCGCCGCCGTGGCCGCGTTCTCCTACCGGGTGCGCACGCCCGAAGACCTCGACCGCGCCGTCGAGTTCTACACCGAACTGGGCTGCGACGTCCGCCGCGACGAGAACGGCTTCGTCAAGGGCATCGGCGACTCCGTGCGTGTCGTCGACCCGCTCGGCTTCCCCTACGAGTTCTTCTACGCGACGGACCACGTCGAGCGTCTGTCGTGGCGCTACGACCTGCACACCCCCGGTGAGCTCGTGCGTCTGGATCACTTCAACCAGGTCACCCCTGATGTGCCGCGCGCGGTGCGCCACTACCAGGACCTGGGCTTCCGGGTCACCGAGGACATCCAGGACGACGAAGGCACCGTCTACGCCGCCTGGCTGCGCCGCAAGCCGACCGTCCACGACACCGCGACCACCGGAGGCGACGGTCCGCGCATGCACCATGTGGCCTTCGCCACGCACGAGAAGCACAACATCCTCGCGATCTGCGACAAGCTCGGTGCTCTGCGCCGGTCGGACGCGATCGAGCGAGGCCCGGGTCGTCACGGCGTCTCGAACGCGTTCTACCTGTACCTGCGCGACCCCGACGGCCACCGCGTCGAGATCTACACGCAGGACTACTACACGGGCGACCCCGACAACCCGGTCGTGACGTGGGATGTGCACGACAACCAGCGCCGCGACTGGTGGGGCACCCCGGTCGTGCCCTCCTGGTACACCGACGCCTCGCTCGTGCTCGACCTCGACGGCAACCCGCAGCCCGTGACCGCGCGAACCGACTCCAGCGAGATGGCCGTGACCATCGGCGCCGACGGCTTCTCGTACACGCGTGCCGACGAAGGCGAGAAGTCGATGCCCGAGTACAAGCAGGGCGAGTACAAGCTGGGCCACCAGCTCTAG
- the hpaE gene encoding 5-carboxymethyl-2-hydroxymuconate semialdehyde dehydrogenase — MTDSRIPADLPDHIQHYIDGAFVDSVDGDTFDVLDPVTNQAYTTAAAGKKADIDLAVAAARRAFDEGPWPRMLPRERSRVLHRIADIVESRDARLAELESYDSGLPITQALGQARRAAENFRFFADLIVAQSDDAFKVPGRQMNYVNRKPIGVAGLITPWNTPFMLESWKLGPALATGNTVVLKPAEFTPLSASLWAGIFEEAGLPQGVFNLVNGLGEDAGDALVKHPDVPLISFTGESRTGQIIFGNAAPFLKGLSMELGGKSPAVVFADADLEAAVDATIFGVFSLNGERCTAGSRILVERSIYEEFVERYAAQAKRVKVGYPHDPATEVGALVHPEHYDKVMSYVEIGKTEGRLVAGGGRPEGFEEGNFVAPTVFADVSPDARIFQEEIFGPVVAITPFDSDEEALSLANNTKYGLAAYIWTNDLKRAHNFAQSVEAGMVWLNSNNVRDLRTPFGGVKASGLGHEGGYRSIDFYTDQQSVHITLAAHSHNPTFGKN, encoded by the coding sequence ATGACTGATTCGCGCATCCCCGCCGACCTTCCCGACCACATCCAGCACTACATCGACGGCGCGTTCGTCGACTCCGTCGACGGCGACACGTTCGATGTCCTCGACCCGGTCACCAACCAGGCCTACACGACCGCCGCCGCCGGGAAGAAGGCCGACATCGACCTCGCGGTCGCCGCCGCGAGGCGTGCATTCGACGAGGGCCCCTGGCCGCGGATGCTCCCCCGCGAGCGGTCGCGCGTGCTGCACCGGATCGCGGACATCGTCGAGTCGCGCGACGCCCGCCTGGCCGAGCTCGAGTCCTACGACTCCGGCCTCCCGATCACTCAGGCTCTGGGTCAGGCCCGTCGCGCCGCCGAGAACTTCCGCTTCTTCGCAGACCTCATCGTGGCGCAGTCGGACGATGCGTTCAAGGTTCCCGGCCGCCAGATGAACTACGTCAACCGCAAGCCGATCGGCGTCGCGGGCCTCATCACACCCTGGAACACGCCCTTCATGCTCGAGTCGTGGAAGCTCGGCCCCGCGCTCGCGACCGGCAACACGGTCGTGCTCAAGCCCGCCGAGTTCACCCCGCTGTCCGCCTCGCTGTGGGCGGGCATCTTCGAGGAGGCCGGTCTTCCGCAGGGCGTCTTCAACCTCGTGAACGGCCTGGGCGAAGACGCGGGCGACGCGCTGGTCAAGCACCCCGACGTGCCTCTCATCTCCTTCACGGGCGAGAGCCGCACCGGACAGATCATCTTCGGCAACGCGGCCCCGTTCCTCAAGGGCCTGTCGATGGAGCTCGGTGGAAAGTCGCCGGCTGTGGTCTTCGCCGACGCCGACCTGGAAGCCGCCGTCGACGCCACGATCTTCGGTGTGTTCTCCCTCAACGGCGAGCGCTGCACGGCAGGATCCCGCATCCTCGTCGAGCGCTCGATCTACGAGGAGTTCGTGGAGCGCTACGCGGCGCAGGCGAAGCGCGTGAAGGTCGGCTACCCCCACGATCCGGCCACCGAGGTCGGCGCGCTCGTCCACCCCGAGCACTACGACAAGGTGATGAGCTACGTCGAGATCGGCAAGACGGAGGGGCGCCTGGTCGCCGGTGGCGGTCGTCCGGAAGGCTTCGAGGAGGGCAACTTCGTCGCCCCCACCGTGTTCGCCGACGTGTCCCCCGACGCCCGCATCTTCCAGGAGGAGATCTTCGGGCCGGTCGTCGCGATCACGCCGTTCGACTCCGACGAGGAGGCACTGTCGCTCGCGAACAACACGAAGTACGGGCTCGCCGCCTACATCTGGACCAACGACCTCAAGCGCGCACACAACTTCGCGCAGTCCGTCGAGGCCGGCATGGTCTGGCTGAACAGCAACAACGTGCGCGACCTCCGCACCCCGTTCGGCGGTGTGAAGGCCTCGGGTCTCGGCCATGAGGGCGGCTACCGCTCGATCGACTTCTACACCGACCAGCAGAGCGTGCACATCACGCTCGCGGCCCACTCGCACAACCCGACCTTCGGCAAGAACTGA
- a CDS encoding MFS transporter, with protein sequence MSGQSQDGFTPTGTIATSADRRRVVFATVVGTTVEWYDFFIYATAVGLVFGQLFFEPLGANSALVAFATVGVSFLFRPLGAFLAGHYGDKLGRKTVLMWTLILMGAATALIGLLPTYETIGITAPILLVLLRIIQGISAGGEWGGAVLMAVEHAPRKKRGIFGASPQIGVPLGLLLASGVMALMTVIAPGEQFMAWGWRVPFLLSVVLILVGYYVRRKVEESPVFTELAARKEKAQMPIAQLFRKHLLLVIIAALVFAGNNAVGYMTTGGYIQGYATNPEGSIGLERGPVLWAVAGSAVTWLLTTLLAGWLSDRIGRRTTYVIGWVLQLIGVFTLFPLVNTGEIGLLFAGLAILTIGLGFTYGPQAALYAELFPASIRFSGVSISYAIGAIAGGAFAPTIATAIVSATGSTDAVTWYLAGMTVLGLIATLLLRDRSGIPLGPDHEAEQSVSPIHGLAKA encoded by the coding sequence ATGAGCGGGCAGTCACAGGATGGGTTCACGCCCACCGGAACCATCGCGACATCGGCCGATCGGCGCCGCGTCGTCTTCGCAACCGTCGTCGGCACCACCGTCGAGTGGTACGACTTCTTCATCTACGCCACAGCGGTCGGACTCGTTTTCGGGCAGCTGTTCTTCGAGCCCCTGGGCGCGAACAGTGCGCTGGTCGCCTTCGCGACGGTCGGCGTCAGCTTCCTCTTCCGCCCGCTCGGCGCCTTCCTCGCGGGGCACTACGGCGACAAGCTCGGGCGCAAGACCGTGCTCATGTGGACACTCATCCTGATGGGCGCCGCGACGGCGCTCATCGGTCTCCTGCCCACGTACGAGACGATCGGGATCACGGCGCCGATCCTGCTGGTGCTGCTCCGCATCATCCAGGGCATCTCCGCCGGCGGTGAGTGGGGCGGCGCGGTGCTGATGGCCGTCGAGCACGCTCCGCGCAAGAAGCGCGGCATCTTCGGCGCGTCGCCGCAGATCGGCGTTCCCCTCGGCCTGCTCCTCGCCTCGGGCGTGATGGCGCTGATGACCGTGATCGCTCCCGGCGAGCAGTTCATGGCCTGGGGCTGGCGGGTGCCGTTCCTGCTCAGCGTGGTGCTGATCCTCGTCGGCTACTACGTGCGTCGCAAGGTCGAGGAGAGCCCGGTCTTCACCGAACTCGCTGCGCGCAAGGAGAAGGCGCAGATGCCGATCGCGCAGCTGTTCCGCAAGCACCTGCTGCTCGTCATCATCGCGGCGCTGGTGTTCGCCGGCAACAACGCCGTCGGCTACATGACCACCGGCGGATACATCCAGGGCTACGCGACCAACCCCGAGGGGTCGATCGGCCTCGAGCGCGGACCGGTCCTCTGGGCTGTCGCGGGTTCTGCCGTCACCTGGCTGCTCACGACCCTTCTCGCCGGATGGCTGTCCGACCGCATCGGCCGTCGTACGACGTACGTCATCGGATGGGTGTTGCAGCTGATCGGTGTGTTCACCCTGTTCCCGCTCGTGAACACCGGCGAGATCGGTCTGCTGTTCGCCGGTCTCGCGATCCTGACCATCGGTCTCGGCTTCACCTACGGCCCGCAGGCGGCGCTGTACGCCGAACTGTTCCCTGCGAGCATCCGCTTCTCGGGAGTGTCCATCTCCTACGCGATCGGCGCGATCGCCGGAGGGGCGTTCGCACCGACGATCGCCACCGCCATCGTGAGCGCGACCGGCTCGACGGACGCCGTCACGTGGTACCTCGCCGGGATGACGGTTCTCGGACTGATCGCCACGCTGCTGCTGCGCGATCGCTCCGGCATTCCGCTCGGACCGGACCACGAGGCGGAGCAGTCCGTCAGCCCGATCCACGGACTCGCGAAGGCCTGA
- a CDS encoding FAD-dependent monooxygenase yields MQFHHHGYVSADPRVQDAAGIGADRPADIPDEIDVLIVGSGPAGMLLAAQMSQYPGISTRIIEKRGGRLPLGQADGIQPRSVETFQAFGFAERIIAEAYNIGWMNFWGPNPDKRDEIVRTSRTSDYAYDICEFPHLIVNQARVLDYFAESAAHGPGRIVPDYGVEFTGLTVHDDGAYPVEVGIRYVAGERVGEERTIRARFVVGCDGARSGVRQAIGRTHVGASSAHAWGVMDVLVNTDFPDWRTKCAINSEAGNILHIPREGGYLSRMYIDLGEVADDDDHRVRQTPIEEIIRRANEILHPYTLDVREVAWHSVYEVGHRVTDGFDDVIDESGRTPRVFLTGDACHTHSAKAGQGMNVSMQDGFNLGWKLGSVLTGRAPETLLATYGAERRPVAQQLIDFDREWSTLMARKPEEISDPNELATYYLATAEFPSGFMTQYTSSMITGTDAHQALATGYPLGKRFKSAEVVRVGDGNVIHLGHHAKADGRWRVYAFGDRTGDALAAWAEKAEPLFARFTPADADVDALFDVKAVYQQPFEEVEVTSAPALFQPKTGPLGLTDWEKVYAAGPSKWCETDIFAARELSRDGVVVVVRPDQYVAAIFPLDDTAALADFLDGAFLPAG; encoded by the coding sequence ATGCAGTTCCACCACCACGGCTATGTCTCCGCTGACCCGCGCGTGCAGGATGCCGCCGGAATCGGTGCAGACCGGCCCGCCGACATCCCGGACGAGATCGACGTGCTCATCGTCGGCTCCGGACCCGCAGGCATGCTGCTCGCCGCTCAGATGTCGCAGTACCCCGGCATCTCCACCCGGATCATCGAGAAGCGCGGCGGACGTCTCCCGCTCGGTCAGGCGGACGGCATCCAGCCACGCAGCGTCGAGACGTTCCAGGCGTTCGGATTTGCCGAGCGGATCATCGCCGAGGCGTACAACATCGGCTGGATGAACTTCTGGGGCCCGAATCCTGACAAGCGCGACGAGATCGTCCGCACCTCCCGCACGTCCGACTACGCCTACGACATCTGCGAGTTCCCGCACCTGATCGTCAACCAGGCGCGCGTCCTCGACTACTTCGCCGAGTCCGCTGCGCACGGCCCCGGCAGGATCGTCCCCGACTACGGCGTGGAGTTCACGGGCCTCACCGTCCACGACGACGGCGCGTACCCGGTCGAGGTGGGGATCCGCTACGTCGCGGGGGAGCGCGTCGGCGAGGAACGGACCATCCGTGCCCGGTTCGTCGTCGGCTGCGACGGCGCGCGCAGCGGTGTGCGACAGGCGATCGGGCGGACGCACGTGGGAGCGTCCTCGGCGCACGCATGGGGCGTGATGGACGTCCTCGTCAACACCGACTTCCCGGACTGGCGCACCAAGTGTGCGATCAACTCCGAAGCGGGCAACATCCTCCACATCCCGCGTGAGGGCGGGTACCTCTCGCGCATGTACATCGATCTGGGTGAAGTCGCCGACGACGATGACCACCGGGTGCGGCAGACGCCCATCGAGGAGATCATCCGCCGGGCCAACGAGATCCTGCACCCGTACACGCTCGACGTACGCGAGGTCGCCTGGCACAGCGTGTACGAGGTCGGTCACCGGGTCACCGACGGCTTCGACGACGTGATCGACGAATCGGGACGCACCCCGCGGGTGTTCCTGACCGGCGACGCCTGCCACACCCACAGCGCCAAGGCCGGCCAGGGAATGAACGTCTCGATGCAGGACGGCTTCAACCTCGGCTGGAAGCTCGGCTCGGTCCTCACGGGGCGCGCCCCCGAGACGCTGCTGGCGACGTACGGTGCGGAACGGCGACCGGTGGCACAGCAGCTCATCGACTTCGATCGGGAGTGGTCGACGCTGATGGCGCGCAAGCCGGAGGAGATCTCCGACCCCAACGAGCTGGCGACCTACTACCTCGCCACCGCCGAGTTCCCCTCCGGGTTCATGACGCAGTACACCTCGTCCATGATCACCGGAACAGACGCCCATCAGGCGCTCGCGACCGGCTATCCGCTCGGCAAGCGCTTCAAGTCAGCCGAGGTCGTGCGGGTCGGCGACGGCAACGTCATCCACCTGGGCCATCACGCGAAGGCCGACGGACGCTGGCGTGTCTATGCGTTCGGCGACCGCACCGGTGACGCGCTCGCCGCCTGGGCGGAGAAGGCCGAGCCGCTCTTCGCCCGCTTCACCCCGGCCGATGCCGACGTGGATGCACTCTTCGACGTCAAGGCGGTCTACCAGCAGCCGTTCGAAGAGGTGGAAGTGACTTCGGCTCCCGCGCTGTTCCAGCCGAAGACCGGCCCCCTCGGGCTCACCGACTGGGAGAAGGTCTACGCAGCGGGCCCCAGCAAGTGGTGTGAGACCGACATCTTCGCGGCGCGTGAGCTGTCGCGCGACGGAGTGGTGGTCGTCGTACGACCCGACCAGTACGTCGCGGCGATCTTCCCGCTCGATGACACGGCTGCGTTGGCGGACTTCCTCGACGGCGCGTTCCTTCCCGCGGGGTGA
- a CDS encoding IclR family transcriptional regulator → MPENTKTSPASQTLSRGIRILEVLADARGALTIDEISARLGVHRSIAYRLVRTLEDHRLVTRDAAGAVGLGARMAALAAGVAHDLQAEALPELTAIANELGMTCFLAVLDGGECITLASVEPRHAVASVAQRPGARHPVTVGAPGKAILAQLPPAEWPAGAPSSLPADVETTKDRGFATSHDEVIPTVQSVAVPLALRGQRPAAIAVVHVATALDDAAIAARLQRSAEAIRDSLAG, encoded by the coding sequence ATGCCCGAGAACACGAAGACCTCCCCCGCCTCGCAGACCCTGAGCCGCGGCATCCGCATCCTCGAAGTCCTGGCCGACGCGCGCGGGGCGCTCACGATCGACGAGATCTCTGCCCGCCTCGGGGTGCACCGCTCGATCGCCTACCGCCTGGTGCGCACACTCGAAGACCACCGCCTGGTGACGCGCGATGCCGCGGGGGCCGTGGGTCTCGGCGCCCGGATGGCGGCGCTCGCCGCCGGTGTCGCCCATGACCTCCAGGCCGAAGCGCTCCCCGAGCTCACCGCGATCGCCAACGAGCTGGGCATGACCTGCTTCCTCGCCGTGCTCGACGGCGGGGAGTGCATCACGCTGGCGAGTGTCGAGCCCCGCCATGCGGTCGCCAGTGTCGCGCAGCGCCCCGGCGCCCGGCATCCCGTCACCGTCGGCGCACCGGGCAAGGCCATCCTGGCGCAGCTCCCGCCTGCCGAGTGGCCGGCGGGCGCCCCCTCCTCCCTCCCCGCAGACGTCGAGACGACGAAGGACCGCGGCTTCGCGACCAGCCACGACGAGGTCATCCCCACCGTGCAGTCGGTGGCGGTACCGCTCGCGCTCCGGGGTCAGCGCCCGGCCGCGATCGCCGTCGTGCACGTGGCGACCGCGCTCGATGATGCCGCGATCGCCGCGCGCCTCCAGCGTTCGGCCGAGGCCATCCGCGACTCCCTCGCCGGCTGA